A portion of the Chryseobacterium tructae genome contains these proteins:
- a CDS encoding transposase: MYVCKALRYHSQINPDTEKHYERKLKHLDKEIKEVEKRLPQLQDKDFKKTKELIQSVSGIGEKTSLQLMTATSGFKNFNSAQSLVKYFWFSS; the protein is encoded by the coding sequence TTGTATGTCTGTAAAGCATTACGCTACCATTCACAAATTAATCCAGATACTGAGAAGCATTATGAAAGAAAGCTTAAGCATTTGGATAAAGAAATCAAAGAAGTAGAAAAGCGCCTTCCCCAACTTCAGGATAAAGACTTTAAGAAAACTAAAGAACTTATACAGTCCGTTTCCGGAATTGGAGAAAAAACCTCTTTACAATTGATGACGGCTACTTCAGGATTTAAAAATTTTAATTCAGCACAATCATTAGTTAAGTATTTTTGGTTTAGCTCCTAG